The window GTCCTGAGCTTAATGATCTGAATCTGAATTCCTGTACTAACCTGCATCCAGGTATGTCATGAGAAGTTCTATCTGTATCTTAGGCACTCTTTAAATGATGTTTTGTTTTGCTGGTTTTCATAGGACCTGTTTGTTGTATGTTCTTTGTAGAGAGATTGTTACTTCAGTGCCCGAGTTTGCGAAGTGTACATGTTTTGGGATGCCAAGAGATGTTGATTGAAACAATTCAAAGCCAGGTAACAATATTCTCTTTCTAGATTTAATATTTGTTGTTTAGCCATTTTTTGGCATTTAAACTTTGAATAGTTAGTTAACAGAGCCTTTAGGTTGGAAAACAGACCAAATTTGAGAACTTGAATGTATATCCCTTCCTGGTTTTCTGTAACTAGTCTTCTGATTGGATGTCCAAACATTGAACCACTTGCTATGGACATATGAAGTTGTGCTGCTTAGTGAGCTAGCTAGCAATTACAAGTTGTTTCATCATGTCTTGCAGGCATATAGAGATTCTGTTAATGCAGAAGATCATTTTCCTTGTAAACGCTTGGCAGATGGTTCGAAGAGGGTCCGGGTTCCTCATTTCCTCACCCCACAGGTAGGACTGCATTTATTCTAtaaattatgttattttttgaaatttagaACTTGAGAGAAATATTATATAAAAGCTTTataatttcccctttttgggTATTGTTGCAGCCATCcaatgagaagggaagaagggtaTTGAGACCAAGGTGTTCTGTGCTCCTGGACTAAATCAGTATAATGTTTCACCCCCCATCTCTGCCTTACTATCTCTCTTACCTTCAATTTCCTGATACTGTAGTGAGTAGTCTTTCGGGGCTTGGGGCTTTCCATCTTCAATCATTCAAGGTGATTGTAGAGATGGAAGTGGAACCGTGTACATTCTGTTATTCTCCTTCATTGAAAAGCCATCAAAACCTTATGCTGTCCATTTcccttaatttgtttttttctttcatatttttcGGGTGActgagatttttatttcaatcattggatagagaggacatgatTTATATCAACCATGTTTCAAATAACTGAAAAGAATGAAACAAATAAATTATACATATTAATTTGTATTTTGAGGGAGTTAAATCTGATACCGTTTCATCAAGTGACATCCTGATTCTTGAGGGAGTTAATCTGAAACTGTTTTCATCTAGTGCCAATTTCCCATTAATGAAGGCTTTTATCCGTTCCCTGTTGACCTCTCTTCATCCATGGATAATTGCTATGGCTTGGGGCTCGGCATTAATTTCGAAGTGTATATTAGAAACTAGGGGTTCAGGTCTAACTTAGTGAGCCTGAGCCGGTGCCCACCCATTTAGTAAGTAGTTGCATTAGGGGTTTTAGTGGCATATTTGGAAAACTAGGGGTTTTTTATTCGATTCATTCTTCAAAAAACCTGGTGATCTGTAGAAGCTGTTGCAGCTTCCACTGAACTTGTAGTTGGCAGGACTTCAGTAAGAAGTAAGGATGAGGCTAAGGTGCCAAGGTTCTTGTAATCAACCATGACGTGCAGGGTCAATATCGATCAATGTCACATCAGAATCAAGACCGATAGACACAGGAGTCGGAGCAAGGTCCAAATCCTTTAGGGTGGTTTCAGCCTCAACTAGTGCAGCCCATGCTGGAGATGTCCTTGAACTGAGAAGCTTTTCTTTAGAGGAAGCGTGCGGCCAGCGTCAGCCTCATACAGGCAGGGCGTGGACCCCATGTGGATTCCACTAGGCAGGGTGCTTGGGCAttgggtaggatggtcattttgcccctgcctgtgtgaggctgcacgtTGGCCGCACAGGCAAGTGACTGCAGAGGATCTCGATCTTTTGAAAATTGTGCTAGAACCAGAGGAGTGTTAGCTGTTCCTTCACTCACAGTCTCTTCATTTAtaccttttatttattagcATAATTATAATACTGTACTTATATAGTCGACTTTGCTTATATTAgaagaataaacaaaaaaaaaaaagaaaggacaaagacatccaaaatacccttatcggtTACATAACTCAATACTTCCCTTCAAGTTGATGTATAAATATTACACATGCCCAACTTTGCACTTAAGCCTTTGATGAATacatctgcaagttgatcaAGTGATTCGACTCAAAATGGATTTGACTTATTTCAAAGAATCCCTATTGTATGTGTACAGAGTCTGATCTAGTTAGGCCGAGTTCAGGCATATTTGATCCTATTTGATGAATTCTCGGCTGATTCAGGATCATTGAAATTGGTGGATACTGATACTATATCCGAAGTTTTTAACCTCActcaattcaaaaaaaaaaaaaaacaaatgtaaAAGAGTACACTACCTAGTGTATGTGGTCATATGATCAGACACAAGATTGCGCAACATGACCgcatttatttttcaatttttattaagAGTATAAAGGGTTGCTTCCTTACTTAACGCATTTAAATGGTGATGATCACGACATCAAACAAGTTTATTATTTGATTAATACATAATACTCATAGAGAAGTTTTTAATTGATTAATGCATAATACTCATAGAGAAGTAGTACTTCATTCGATCAGCAGCTGACGAACTCATAGTTGACGATGAGATGACCTTGGTTGTAGCCATTGCCATCAGTGTCCAGCTTCTGAAACGCACTCCAGTCCAAATCCAAGCCTCCATTAGCGCACTTATCCACAATCCTCACTGTTAGCTGAGCTCCAGTCCTTGTGTTGGTCACCTAAAATCAATTGCGAATTAAAAGGGTTTAAACATATGATGCGAGTGCTTTTCCTGAAAACTATGCCTCTGACCTGTTCGACGAAATTACTTGTTTTGAATAGAGATTATTTCTTACCCTCAAGCATTTGCCGCAGGCATCCTGGCCGGTGGGGCCGGAAGGGCCACAGAAGGCAGTCCACTCGTACTGGCTGC is drawn from Telopea speciosissima isolate NSW1024214 ecotype Mountain lineage chromosome 1, Tspe_v1, whole genome shotgun sequence and contains these coding sequences:
- the LOC122648785 gene encoding pathogenesis-related protein PR-4-like encodes the protein MRSSAYYQVVCVALLLSVTAGAMAQSSSNVRATYHYYNAAQNGYDLRAVSAYCATWDADQSLAWRSQYEWTAFCGPSGPTGQDACGKCLRVTNTRTGAQLTVRIVDKCANGGLDLDWSAFQKLDTDGNGYNQGHLIVNYEFVSC